One Prunus dulcis chromosome 8, ALMONDv2, whole genome shotgun sequence DNA window includes the following coding sequences:
- the LOC117638534 gene encoding endo-1,4-beta-xylanase 5-like — protein MHVVEHKLNICLAGFQVNALSYDYTASIECLAKPHKPQYNGGIIVNPELNHGLNGWSSFGNAKIQHRESEGNRFIVAHGRQQSYDSISQKTYLQSNKFYTFSAWIQVSSGSVPVTAIFKTSSGFIHAGAIVAESNCWSMLKGGLTVDASGPAELYFESKNTSVEIWVDSISLQPFTEKQWKSHQHQSITKTRKSNVKVQAVDEQGKPLANATIIIQQKAPGFPFGVAINKNILTNRAYQNWFTSRPFTVTTFEDEMKWYSTESSQGHEDYSAADALLQFAKQHNIGVRGHNVFWDDPRYQPGWLKSLSGQQLSDAASKRLNSVMGRYKGQVIAWDVCNENLHFNFFESKIGASASAMFYNWALKADGATTLFMNEYNTIEESGDGDSIPAKYLQKLRDIQAFPGNNNAKMAIGLESHFTTPNIPYIRSSIDSLAAAKVPIWITELDVTSGPNQASYLEQILREVHAHPQIQGIVIWSAWNPRGCYRMCLTDNNFKNLPTGDVVDKLIHEFGLTSGLASGMTDPNGFFEASLFQGDYEVKITNPSVANFSSVQGLNVGPTTESQQQLLFQVSA, from the exons ATGCATGTTGTAGAACACAAACTAAACATTTGCCTTGCAGGGTTTCAAGTAAATGCCTTGTCCTATGATTACACCGCCAGTATTGAG tgtTTGGCAAAACCTCACAAACCACAATATAATGGAGGGATCATTGTAAACCCTGAACTAAATCATGGCTTGAACGGATGGTCTAGTTTTGGCAATGCAAAAATACAACACAGAGAATCTGAAGGCAACAGATTCATTGTGGCTCATGGCAGACAACAATCATATGACAGTATTTCTCAGAAGACCTACCTGCAAAGCAACAAGTTCTATACATTCTCTG CTTGGATACAAGTGAGCAGTGGTAGTGTTCCAGTAACAGCTATTTTCAAGACTAGTAGTGGATTCATACACGCTGGTGCAATTGTGGCTGAATCCAATTGCTGGTCTATGCTCAAGGGTGGCCTAACTGTTGATGCCTCGGGCCCCGCCGAGCTCTATTTCGAg AGCAAGAACACATCTGTTGAGATCTGGGTTGATAGCATCTCGTTGCAACCATTCACTGAAAAGCAATGGAAGTCTCATCAACATCAAAGCATCACAAAG ACTCGAAAGAGCAATGTGAAGGTTCAAGCAGTTGATGAACAAGGCAAACCACTAGCCAACGCAACAATCATCATCCAACAAAAGGCCCCAGGCTTCCCTTTTGGTGTTGCCATCAACAAGAACATCCTCACCAACAGAGCCTACCAAAACTGGTTCACTTCAAGGCCCTTCACCGTCACGACATTCGAAGATGAAATGAAATGGTACAGCACAGAGTCATCTCAGGGCCATGAAGACTACTCTGCCGCTGATGCCCTGCTTCAGTTTGCAAAGCAGCACAACATTGGAGTCAGAGGACACAACGTGTTCTGGGACGACCCCCGCTACCAACCCGGTTGGCTTAAGTCACTCTCCGGCCAACAGCTCTCTGATGCAGCCTCCAAGAGGCTGAATTCTGTCATGGGGAGATACAAGGGGCAAGTTATAGCTTGGGATGTTTGCAATGAAAACTTGCACTTTAACTTCTTTGAGAGTAAGATTGGTGCATCTGCTTCAGCCATGTTCTATAATTGGGCTCTTAAAGCTGATGGAGCAACCACATTGTTCATGAATGAGTATAACACCATTGAGGAGAGTGGAGATGGAGATTCGATCCCAGCTAAGTACCTTCAAAAGCTGAGAGACATTCAAGCCTTTCCGGGTAACAATAATGCGAAGATGGCGATTGGACTCGAGTCACATTTCACCACTCCAAACATTCCCTACATAAGATCTTCTATTGATTCTCTTGCTGCTGCAAAAGTGCCTATTTGGATTACAGAATTGGACGTCACAAGCGGCCCCAATCAG GCATCATACTTGGAGCAAATTCTAAGGGAGGTCCATGCACACCCTCAGATTCAAGGCATTGTTATTTGGTCTGCTTGGAATCCTCGGGGATGTTACAGAATGTGTTTGACAGACAACAACTTCAAAAACCTGCCTACTGGTGATGTTGTTGACAAGCTCATacatgaatttggtttgactTCCGGTCTGGCTTCTGGCATGACGGACCCTAATGGTTTTTTCGAGGCCTCCCTTTTCCAGGGCGACTACGAAGTGAAAATCACTAACCCTTCTGTGGCAAACTTCTCCTCAGTTCAGGGTTTGAATGTGGGACCAACTACTGAGTCCCAGCAACAATTGCTGTTCCAAGTTTCTGCTTGA
- the LOC117638535 gene encoding endo-1,4-beta-xylanase 5-like: protein MKILRQSNLLLVLCTFLFAGFEVRALTYDYSASIECLATPLKPQYDGGIIVNPELNHSLEGWSSFGEAKMQHRESSEGNKFVVVHSRNQSHDSISQKINLESDKLYTFSAWIQVSNGSAPVTAIFKTSSGFIHAGAVVAEPKCWSLLKGGLTVNASGPAELYFESNDTSVEIWVDSISLQPFTEEEWKSHQDQSIAKIRMGNVRIQAVDAQGNPLKNATISIQQKASSFPFGCAINKNILTNNAYQNWFTSRFRVTTFEDEMKWYSNEPSPGREDYSAADAMLQFARSHGIAVRGHNVFWDDPHFQPGWVNSLTKRQLFSATFKRLNSIMHRYKGQVIGWDVVNENLHWNFFESKLGSKASALMYNWAVKADGANTLFMNEFNTIEESRDGASTPARYLQKLREIQTFPGNRNARMAIGLESHFVTPNVPYIRSSIDILAATRLPIWITELDVQRGPNQAWYLEQVLREVHAHPQIQGIVIWAAWNPQGCYRMCLTDNNFRNLATGNVVDKLLYEWGLKASTSSGATDSNGSFKANLSYGDYELEISHPSATNSSLVFKFNVSSTTASLQPLRLQLSA, encoded by the exons atgAAGATTTTGAGACAAAGCAATCTGCTTCTGGTGTTAtgtacttttctttttgcag GGTTTGAAGTGAGGGCATTAACCTACGATTACTCAGCCAGTATTGAG tGTTTGGCAACTCCTCTCAAACCTCAATACGACGGAGGCATAATTGTAAATCCAGAACTAAACCATAGCTTAGAAGGATGGTCTTCTTTCGGCGAAGCAAAAATGCAACACAGAGAATCATCAGAAGGCAACAAGTTTGTTGTGGTTCATAGCCGAAATCAATCGCATGACAGTATTTCTCAGAAGATTAACTTGGAAAGTGACAAGCTCTATACATTTTCCG CTTGGATACAGGTGAGTAATGGTAGTGCTCCAGTAACAGCTATTTTCAAGACTAGTAGCGGATTCATACATGCTGGTGCAGTTGTTGCGGAACCCAAATGCTGGTCCTTGCTCAAGGGTGGCCTCACTGTCAATGCCTCGGGTCCTGCTGAGTTATATTTTGAG AGCAATGACACATCTGTTGAGATTTGGGTTGATAGCATCTCATTACAACCATTCACCGAAGAGGAATGGAAGTCTCATCAAGACCAAAGCATTGCAAAG ATTCGTATGGGAAATGTGAGAATTCAAGCAGTTGATGCACAAGGAAACCCTCTAAAAAATGCAACAATCTCCATCCAACAAAAGGCTTCAAGTTTCCCTTTTGGGTGTGCTATCAACAAGAACATCCTCACCAACAATGCGTACCAAAATTGGTTCACATCAAGGTTCAGAGTAACAACATTTGAAGATGAAATGAAATGGTACAGCAATGAGCCTTCTCCGGGCCGTGAAGACTACTCAGCAGCTGATGCCATGCTTCAGTTTGCAAGAAGTCACGGCATTGCAGTTCGAGGCCACAACGTGTTCTGGGACGATCCCCATTTCCAACCCGGTTGGGTCAACTCACTCACCAAACGGCAACTTTTCTCAGCCACTTTCAAGAGGCTAAATTCTATCATGCACAGATACAAGGGTCAAGTTATAGGGTGGGATGTTGTCAATGAAAACTTACATTGGAATTTCTTCGAAAGCAAGCTGGGTTCAAAGGCCTCAGCCCTTATGTATAATTGGGCTGTTAAAGCTGATGGAGCAAACACCTTGttcatgaatgaatttaaTACCATTGAGGAGAGCAGAGATGGAGCATCCACGCCAGCTAGGTATCTCCAAAAGCTGAGAGAGATACAAACCTTTCCCGGTAACAGAAATGCACGGATGGCAATTGGGCTCGAGTCTCATTTTGTCACTCCTAACGTTCCTTACATAAGATCGTCCATTGACATCCTTGCTGCTACAAGATTGCCTATTTGGATTACGGAATTGGACGTGCAAAGGGGTCCCAATCAG GCGTGGTACTTGGAGCAGGTTCTAAGGGAGGTACATGCTCACCCTCAGATTCAAGGAATTGTGATTTGGGCTGCTTGGAATCCTCAGGGATGTTATAGAATGTGTTTGACAGATAACAATTTCCGCAACTTGGCCACTGGTAATGTTGTTGACAAGCTACTTTATGAATGGGGTTTGAAGGCCTCTACTTCTTCTGGCGCAACAGACTCTAATGGTTCCTTTAAGGCCAATCTATCCTATGGAGACTACGAATTGGAAATTAGTCATCCCTCCGCGACGAACTCCTCCCTGGTTTTTAAGTTCAATGTGTCATCAACTACTGCATCCCTGCAACCATTGCGGCTCCAACTTTctgcttga
- the LOC117637274 gene encoding endo-1,4-beta-xylanase 5-like, protein MKNIGGRHNLLLLLSTFFFGGFEVLNAVPYDYTASAECLANPHKPQYGGGVIVNPELNEGLKGWSSFGNAKIQHRESKGNKFIVALGRNQQHASVSQKVSLQSGKLYTFSAWIQASKGGVPVTAMFKTGSGTYMRAGSIVAESNCWSMLKGGFPASASGPAELYFESKDTSVEIWVDSVSLQPFTEEEWKSHQDQSIAKIRKSNVKIQAVDKQGKPLANAKISIQQKSPTFPFGCSLTKYVLKNTAYQNWFLSRFTVATFGDEMKWYSTENTQGHEDYSMADAMLQFTKQHNIAVRGHNVFWDDPFYQLGWVKSLSPQQLASATQKRLNSVMNKYKGQLIGWDVVNENLHFNFFESKMGANASALFYNWAIRADAATTLFLNEYNTIEESADEATTPAKYLRKLKEMRTFPGNERGRFAIGLESHFTTPNIPYIRSSIDTLAAAGVPIWITELDVANGPKQTLYLEQILRETYAHPHIQGIVLWAGPTEKGCYRMCLTDNINFKNLPNGDVVDKLIHEWGLKGLVSGTTDAKGFFEASLSHGDYEVSITHPTSKSSSLVQRLNVKPTASSQKPLFLKFSS, encoded by the exons ATGAAGAATATAGGGGGAAGGCACAATCTGCTGCTGCTATTAagcactttcttttttggag GGTTTGAAGTACTAAATGCTGTACCCTATGATTACACGGCCAGTGCTGAG TGTTTGGCAAATCCTCACAAACCCCAGTATGGTGGAGGGGTCATTGTAAACCCGGAACTAAATGAGGGTTTGAAAGGATGGTCTTCTTTTGGCAATGCCAAAATACAACACAGAGAATCAAAAGGCAACAAATTCATTGTGGCTCTTGGCAGAAACCAACAACATGCCAGTGTTTCTCAGAAGGTTTCCTTGCAAAGTGGCAAGCTCTACACATTTTCTG CTTGGATACAAGCAAGTAAGGGTGGTGTTCCAGTGACAGCAATGTTCAAGACAGGTAGTGGAACATATATGCGCGCTGGTTCAATTGTTGCAGAATCCAACTGCTGGTCCATGCTCAAGGGTGGCTTCCCTGCCAGTGCCTCAGGCCCAGCTGAGCTCTATTTTGAG AGCAAGGACACATCTGTTGAGATCTGGGTTGATAGCGTCTCATTGCAACCGTTCACCGAAGAGGAGTGGAAATCTCATCAAGATCAAAGCATCGCCAAG ATTCGTAAGAGCAATGTGAAAATCCAAGCAGTGGATAAACAAGGAAAACCGCTGGCAAACGCAAAAATCTCCATCCAACAGAAGTCTCcaacttttccttttggttgTTCCCTCACCAAGTACGTCCTCAAAAACACTGCCTACCAAAACTGGTTCTTATCGAGGTTCACTGTCGCAACTTTTGGAGATGAAATGAAATGGTACAGCACAGAGAATACTCAGGGGCATGAAGACTACTCCATGGCTGATGCCATGCTTCAGTTTACCAAACAACACAACATTGCAGTCCGAGGCCACAACGTCTTCTGGGACGATCCATTCTACCAACTAGGTTGGGTCAAATCACTCTCTCCACAACAACTTGCTTCGGCTACTCAAAAGAGGCTAAATTCTGTCATGAACAAGTACAAAGGGCAATTAATCGGGTGGGATGTCGTTAACGAAAACTTAcactttaatttctttgaaaGTAAAATGGGTGCAAATGCTTCAGCCCTTTTCTATAACTGGGCTATTAGAGCTGATGCAGCAACCACTTTGTTTTTGAATGAGTACAATACCATTGAGGAGAGCGCAGATGAAGCGACCACACCGGCTAAGTACCTTCGAAAGCTCAAAGAGATGCGAACATTTCCAGGAAATGAGAGAGGACGATTTGCCATTGGGCTTGAGTCTCATTTTACAACTCCTAACATTCCTTACATAAGATCTTCTATTGATACTCTTGCTGCTGCCGGAGTGCCAATTTGGATTACAGAATTGGACGTGGCAAACGGTCCGAAACAG ACATTATACTTGGAGCAGATTCTGAGGGAGACATACGCTCACCCTCACATTCAAGGAATTGTTCTGTGGGCTGGACCGACCGAAAAGGGATGTTACAGAATGTGTTTGACAGACAacattaatttcaaaaaccTGCCTAATGGTGATGTTGTGGACAAATTAATACATGAATGGGGTTTGAAGGGCTTGGTTTCTGGCACAACAGACGCTAAAGGTTTCTTTGAGGCCTCCCTTTCCCATGGAGATTACGAAGTGAGCATCACTCACCCAACTTCAAAATCCTCCTCCTTGGTTCAGAGATTGAATGTCAAACCAACTGCTTCGTCCCAGAAGCCATTGTTTCTCAAATTCTCTTCTTGA
- the LOC117638536 gene encoding uncharacterized protein LOC117638536, with protein sequence MARVSSPSGDSDEEVPLRARLQRSGARRPFSWLREDSDEQVNMRPRHKRTRVRRFYEEETEEEEEESDEYGGEEVGEGSGEYGGGEEVGEEERDEYGGEEVGEEERYEYGGEEVGEEESNEYGEEVGREREEDRDFLNNIQGAWEEEEPNNEAQVHEQQQDGSQSHVSITLTDPELFDCPICCEPLTIPVYQCDQNGHIACSSCRTKINNKCPSCSGFIGFSRCRAMEKALESIKTSCQNITYGCKHSFPFHKKGEHINACVYSPCFCPHCNFVSPDIELYNHFRSSHATFATQFKYNCFFSVSLNAEASFLVLQEKNDDTLFILKKNYVEDVGNSVKVTCIQPGFRKGFLYQLRAKAKKMSLKLEALTESTPSRQAIDNPKTGFLLIPCDFISPGGQLKMEIRIESFEMYYQLNQIIRLENVKGMASDQYEAEVGGGDVRVHEQQDGSHSHVVITITDPELFDCPICYEPLTIPVYQCDQNGHIACSSCRTKINDKCPFCSGSIGFNHCRAIEKALESITISCQNIQYGCKESVTFNKKEKKGGTLFILKRHLVPDLGNAVTISCIQPGFMGGFFHELDAKSEENFLRLESFTKSTPSRQVIDDRPPKTGFLLIPFDFISSDGQLKMEICIWPEGASPFRRNHVA encoded by the exons ATGGCAAGAGTATCCTCGCCAAGTGGAGATTCAGATGAAGAAGTACCTTTGAGGGCCAGGCTCCAGAGATCTGGTGCTCGAAGGCCTTTTTCATGGTTACGTGAAGATTCAGATGAACAAGTTAACATGAGGCCAAGGCATAAGAGAACTCGTGTCAGACGTTTTTATGAGGAAGAAacggaagaggaagaagaggaaagtgATGAATATGGAGGAGAAGAGGTTGGAGAGGGAAGTGGTGAAtatggaggaggagaagaggttggagaagaggaaagagatGAATATGGAGGAGAAGAGGttggagaagaggaaagaTATGAATATGGAGGAGAAGAGGTTGGAGAAGAGGAAAGTAATGAATATGGAGAAGAGGTTGGCAGAGAAAGGGAAGAAGACAGAGATTTCCTTAATAATATCCAAGGGGCatgggaagaggaagagcCAAATAATGAAGCACAAGTACATGAACAGCAGCAGGATGGGTCTCAATCTCATGTTTCCATAACCCTAACCGACCCGGAATTGTTTGATTGCCCTATTTGCTGTGAGCCCTTGACCATCCCTGTCTACCAATGCGACCAAAACGGGCACATAGCTTGCTCCTCCTGCCGTACAAAGATTAACAACAAATGTCCCTCTTGTTCCGGGTTCATTGGATTCAGTCGTTGCCGCGCAATGGAGAAGGCTCTtgaatcaatcaaaacatcaTGCCAAAATATCACGTATGGATGCAAACACTCTTTCCCTTTCCATAAAAAAGGTGAACATATAAACGCATGTGTTTATTCACCTTGCTTTTGCCCCCATTGCAACTTTGTCTCTCCAGATATTGAGTTATACAACCACTTCAGAAGCAGCCATGCGACTTTCGCAACGCAATTCAAGTAcaactgttttttttctgtttcgtTAAATGCCGAAGCAAgctttcttgttcttcaaGAAAAGAATGATGATACATTATTTATCCTCAAGAAAAATTATGTTGAAGATGTGGGAAATTCAGTGAAAGTTACTTGTATACAACCCGGCTTCAGGAAGGGCTTCTTATATCAGCTTCGTGCGAAAGCCAAGAAAATGTCTCTCAAATTGGAGGCCCTCACAGAGAGTACTCCAAGCCGGCAGGCAATTGATAATCCTAAAACAGGGTTTCTTTTAATTCCATGTGATTTTATCAGTCCTGGTGGCCAGCTCAAAATGGAAATCCGCATAGAGAGTTTTGAGATGTAT TATCAACTCAACCAGATTATTCGATTGGAGAATGTGAAGGGAATGGCAAGTGATCAATATGAAGCAGAAGTTGGTGGAGGCGACGTACGAGTACATGAACAGCAAGATGGCTCTCACTCTCATGTTGTCATAACCATAACTGACCCAGAATTATTCGATTGCCCTATTTGCTATGAACCCTTGACCATCCCTGTCTACCAGTGTGACCAAAATGGGCACATAGCTTGCTCCTCCTGCCGTACAAAAATTAACGACAAATGTCCCTTCTGCTCTGGGTCTATTGGATTCAATCATTGCCGTGCGATCGAGAAGGCTCTTGAATCAATCACAATATCATGCCAGAACATCCAGTATGGATGCAAAGAATCTGTGACTTTCAATAAAAAAG aaaagaaaggtgGTACATTATTTATTCTCAAGAGGCATCTAGTTCCAGATCTAGGAAATGCTGTGACAATTAGTTGTATACAACCCGGCTTCATGGGGGGCTTCTTCCATGAGCTTGATGCGAAATCTGAGGAAAATTTTCTCAGATTGGAATCTTTCACAAAGAGCACTCCAAGCCGGCAGGTAATTGATGATCGCCCTCCCAAAACAGGTTTTCTTTTAATCCCATTTGATTTTATCAGTTCTGATGGCCAGCTCAAGATGGAAATTTGCATCTGGCCTGAAGGTGCCTCCCCTTTCAGACGTAACCATGTTGCTTAA